The following coding sequences are from one Triticum dicoccoides isolate Atlit2015 ecotype Zavitan chromosome 4A, WEW_v2.0, whole genome shotgun sequence window:
- the LOC119288005 gene encoding B3 domain-containing protein Os06g0194400-like: protein MAGAVAYEEQRRRQVEENRRKLDQLKLHHLSAALRDAAAAPRPSPAKSAKRKPRGPPPADAPPRRSGRVASLPEQPNYRFEDTYADIKKSIRGSRTHSTRTDLIDRVYATEEARTHATDKAEQLQAKLDPSHPSFVKPMTQSHVTGGFWLGLPKQFCTKHLPKRDEWITLVDEKGAESDSYYLARKWGLSAQWKAFAINHKLVDGDCLVFERIHQTRFKVHIFRQSSYYE from the exons ATGGCCGGAGCGGTCGCGTACGAGGAGCAGCGCCGGCGGCAGGTGGAGGAGAACAGGCGCAAGCTCGACCAGCTCAAGCTGCACCACCTCTCCGCCGCCCTtagggacgccgccgccgcccccaggcCCTCGCCG GCCAAATCTGCCAAGCGGAAGCCTCGAGGGCCGCCGCCGGCGGATGCCCCGCCCCGGCGCTCCGGCCGCGTAGCCAGCCTCCCGGAGCAGCCCAACTACCGGTTCGAG GATACCTATGCTGACATTAAGAAGAGTATCAG GGGAAGCAGGACGCACAGCACAAGGACTGACTTGATTGATCGAGTCTACGCGACCGAAGAAGCCAGAACCCATGCCACCGACAAGGCCGAACAGCTGCAGGCCAAGCTGGACCCCAGCCACCCCAGTTTTGTCAAGCCCATGACCCAGTCTCACGTCACCGGAGGCTTCTGGCTA GGCCTCCCCAAGCAGTTCTGCACCAAGCATCTCCCAAAGCGCGATGAGTGGATCACTCTGGTGGATGAAAAGGGTGCCGAGTCCGATTCGTACTACCTTGCGCGCAAGTGGGGCCTCAGCGCCCAGTGGAAGGCGTTCGCCATCAACCACAAGCTGGTCGATGGTGACTGCCTGGTGTTCGAGCGCATCCACCAGACAAGGTTCAAG GTCCACATTTTCAGACAAAGTTCATATTATGAATAA
- the LOC119288006 gene encoding GDSL esterase/lipase At5g45910-like: MGSGGRLVLAAFVAVALAILHPSAEAASLRGGGPFDSIFAFGDSFTDTGNNPIVFGWYNVFDVVMRPPYGMTSFGGRPTGRNCNGRLIIDFIAQGLGLPLVPPYLSHKGSFRQGANFAVGGATALNSSFFHTGDPPGASPFPLNTSLEVQLGWFEELKPSLCQTDQEFKDFFGRSLFFVGEFGINDYHYSYGKKSMQEIRAFVPDLIQTIAMGAERVIEHGAKTLVVPGMIPSGCAPPILVTFEDADASEYDATTGCLKEPNEIVKLHNSLLRDAVQKLRAEHPDVTIIHTDLFNHVMEMVKSPEKFGIKKDDVLRVCCGGRGRYHYNLSVACGDEAAMTCEDPSTHLFWDGVHLTEAAYHHIAEDWLNTIVSSLPTTASS; the protein is encoded by the exons ATGGGTAGTGGTGGCAGGTTGGTGTTGGCTGCCTTCGTGGCGGTGGCGCTCGCCATCTTGCACCCATCGGCTGAGGCAGCATCCCTCCGTGGTGGTGGTCCGTTCGACTCCATCTTCGCCTTTGGCGACTCCTTCACGGACACAGGCAACAACCCCATCGTCTTCGGCTGGTACAACGTCTTTGACGTCGTGATGCGCCCTCCCTACGGCATGACCTCCTTCGGTGGCCGCCCCACTGGCCGCAACTGCAACGGCCGCCTCATCATCGACTTCATCG CTCAAGGCTTAGGCTTGCCTCTTGTGCCGCCGTACCTGTCACACAAGGGGAGCTTCCGGCAGGGTGCCAACTTCGCCGTCGGTGGTGCCACCGCTCTCAACTCCAGCTTCTTCCACACCGGTGACCCTCCCGGCGCCAGCCCGTTCCCCCTCAACACCAGCCTTGAAGTGCAGCTTGGCTGGTTTGAGGAGCTCAAGCCTTCCTTGTGCCAAACGGACCAAG AGTTCAAGGATTTCTTTGGGAGATCGCTCTTCTTCGTGGGTGAATTCGGAATCAACGACTACCACTACTCGTACGGGAAGAAGAGCATGCAGGAAATCAGAGCATTCGTCCCAGATCTCATTCAGACCATCGCCATGGGTGCCGAG AGAGTGATCGAGCACGGGGCGAAGACTCTAGTCGTCCCTGGGATGATCCCATCCGGATGCGCGCCACCGATCCTCGTCACCTTTGAGGACGCCGATGCTTCGGAATATGACGCCACCACCGGCTGTCTCAAGGAGCCCAACGAGATCGTGAAGCTCCACAACTCTCTGCTGCGAGACGCGGTCCAGAAGCTGCGGGCGGAGCACCCcgatgtgaccatcatccacacCGACCTGTTCAACCACGTTATGGAGATGGTCAAGTCGCCTGAAAAATTCG GGATTAAAAAAGACGATGTTCTTAGAGTTTGCTGTGGAGGACGTGGGAGGTACCACTACAACCTCTCGGTCGCTTGTGGTGACGAAGCCGCGATGACGTGCGAGGATCCGTCCACTCATCTATTCTGGGACGGTGTCCACTTGACGGAGGCAGCTTACCACCACATTGCTGAAGATTGGCTCAACACCATAGTAAGCAGCCTGCCTACAACAGCTAGCTCTTAA
- the LOC119288007 gene encoding pentatricopeptide repeat-containing protein At1g11290, chloroplastic-like: protein MLCSASSPTPPAGGHAAADHHARLRSAAARSDLPGALAAFAAMSSSASASPVLRTFTSLLKLCAARADLATGRAVHAQLAARGLSAESLAATALANMYAKCRRPGDARRVFDRMPVRDRVAWNALVAGYARNGLAGDAMEMFVRMQEEDGEQPDSVTLVSVLPACADAQALGACREVHGFAVRASFDELVNVSTAILDVYCKCWAVEVARSVFDRMPDKNSVSWNAMIKGYAENGDATEALMLFKRMVGEGVDVTDVSVLAALHACGELGYLDEGRRVHELLMRIGLESNVSVMNALITMYSKCKRTDLAGQVFDEVRYKTRISWNAMILGCTQNGRSEDAVRLFSRMQLKNVKPDSFTLVSVIPALADISDPLQARWIHGYSIRMHLDQDVYVLTALIDMYAKCGRVSIARSLFNSAREKHVITWNAMIHGYGSHGFGKVAVDLFEEMKSSGRVPNETTFLSVLSACSHAGLVDEGRKYFSSMKDGYGLEPGMEHYGTMVDLLGRAGKLDEAWSFIQKMPMDPGISVYGALLGACKLHKNVELAEESAQRIFELGPDEGVYHVLLANIYANASMWKDVARVRTAMEKKGLQKTPGWSIVQLKNEIHTFYSGSTNHQQAKDIYARLAKLIEEIKAVGYVPDTDSIHDVEDDVKAQLLNTHSEKLAIAYGLIRTTPGTTIQIKKNLRVCNDCHNATKLISLVTGREIIMRDIQRFHHFKDGKCSCGDYW, encoded by the coding sequence ATGCTGTGCTCGGCCTCGTCGCCGACTCCTCCCGCCGGCGGGCATGCCGCCGCCGACCACCACGCGCGCCTAAGGTCAGCGGCCGCGCGCTCCGACCTGCCGGGCGCGCTCGCAGCCTTCGCCGCCATGTCCTCCTCCGCGTCCGCCAGCCCCGTCCTCCGCACCTTCACCTCCCTCCTCAAGCTCTGCGCGGCGCGCGCCGACCTCGCGACCGGCCGCGCCGTCCACGCGCAGCTCGCCGCGCGGGGGCTCTCCGCGGAGTCCCTCGCCGCCACGGCGCTGGCCAACATGTACGCCAAGTGCCGCCGGCCGGGCGACGCGCGCAGGGTGTTCGACCGTATGCCCGTGCGCGACCGCGTCGCCTGGAACGCGCTCGTGGCCGGGTACGCGCGGAACGGGCTCGCCGGGGACGCCATGGAGATGTTCGTCCGGAtgcaggaggaggacggggagCAGCCCGACTCCGTCACGCTGGTGTCTGTGCTGCCCGCTTGCGCCGACGCCCAGGCGCTCGGGGCCTGCCGTGAGGTGCACGGGTTTGCGGTCCGTGCTAGCTTCGACGAGCTCGTCAATGTCTCCACTGCGATCCTTGATGTGTACTGCAAGTGCTGGGCGGTTGAGGTTGCCAGGTCTGTCTTCGATCGGATGCCGGACAAGAACTCTGTTTCTTGGAATGCCATgatcaaggggtatgctgagaatgGGGATGCCACTGAGGCTCTCATGCTGTTCAAGAGGATGGTGGGGGAGGGTGTTGATGTGACGGACGTATCTGTGCTGGCAGCATTGCACGCCTGCGGTGAGCTTGGGTATCTTGATGAGGGGAGACGTGTCCATGAGCTACTCATGAGAATTGGGCTGGAGTCAAATGTGTCGGTGATGAATGCGCTGATCACCATGTACTCCAAGTGCAAGAGGACCGACCTCGCTGGCCAGGTTTTCGATGAGGTGCGCTACAAGACACGGATCTCCTGGAACGCCATGATCCTCGGGTGCACACAGAATGGAAGGTCAGAAGATGCAGTGAGGCTCTTCTCTAGGATGCAGCTGAAAAATGTGAAGCCTGATTCGTTCACTCTCGTCAGTGTCATTCCTGCACTTGCAGACATCTCAGATCCACTGCAGGCAAGATGGATCCATGGATACTCTATCAGGATGCACCTAGATCAGGATGTGTATGTTCTGACAGCCCTTATTGACATGTATGCAAAATGCGGCCGTGTCAGTATAGCTAGAAGTCTCTTCAACTCAGCAAGGGAGAAGCATGTTATCACATGGAATGCGATGATCCATGGGTACGGCTCACATGGTTTTGGCAAGGTTGCAGTTGACCTGTTTGAAGAGATGAAAAGTTCTGGCAGAGTGCCCAACGAGACAACATTCCTTTCGGTCCTCTCGGCATGCAGTCATGCTGGTTTGGTTGATGAAGGGCGGAAATATTTTTCAAGCATGAAGGACGGCTATGGGCTTGAACCTGGGATGGAGCACTATGGTACCATGGTGGATCTTCTTGGCCGAGCTGGGAAGCTAGATGAAGCATGGTCTTTTATCCAAAAGATGCCTATGGACCCTGGCATTAGTGTTTATGGTGCATTGTTAGGCGCTTGCAAGTTGCACAAGAATGTGGAATTGGCAGAAGAATCAGCGCAGAGGATCTTTGAGCTagggccagatgaaggtgtgtatcATGTCCTCCTAGCTAACATTTATGCAAATGCCTCAATGTGGAAGGATGTTGCAAGGGTTAGAACTGCTATGGAGAAGAAAGGCCTCCAAAAGACTCCTGGATGGAGTATTGTGCAGCTCAAGAATGAGATTCATACCTTCTATTCTGGAAGCACAAATCACCAGCAGGCAAAGGACATTTATGCAAGGTTGGCTAAGCTAATAGAAGAGATCAAAGCTGTGGGGTATGTGCCGGACACTGATTCGATACATGATGTAGAAGATGATGTCAAGGCACAGTTACTCAACACGCACAGTGAGAAACTTGCGATTGCATATGGGCTCATTCGCACAACCCCTGGTACAACAATTCAGATAAAGAAGAACCTCCGCGTCTGTAACGACTGTCACAATGCAACCAAGTTAATATCTCTGGTGACAGGACGGGAAATAATCATGAGAGATATTCAACGATTTCACCATTTTAAGGATGGTAAATGTTCATGTGGAGACTACTGGTAG